In Pan troglodytes isolate AG18354 chromosome 20, NHGRI_mPanTro3-v2.0_pri, whole genome shotgun sequence, the genomic window GCAGACATTAGGCAGAGGtgagcctgggtgagagtgaggggTGGATGCCGAGCTGGGGCTAGGCAGAAGGAAGGGGGAAGGCAGGAAAGCAagaagaggtggaggtggggcccCTGGGCCCAGAAGGAGACCCCTGAGGCAGTGGTCTGAAGTGGGGGTCTAGGTTGGTTTATTTTCCCAGGGGCTGCCAGGAAGGGAGCGGACAGGTTGGGGGCTCCTGGAGAGGGCTGTAGAGCCGTCGTGGAGGGGCCCCTGGCTTGTCCTGGGTTCTAGGCTGGGTTGTGATTGGCCTCATGGGGAGCTGGTCCCCCAACCCTCGGGGATCCCCTGAGAATCCCAGGCACGAGGCACCTCCCAGCAGTCCACCCAACCCCAGTCGGGAGCCACGAGAtcagcctcttcccccagggcatgctggggaaggggcagggggcCGCAGAAATGTGGGACCTGCCTCAGGTCCAGCTGGCCCAGGTCGCGATGGGACAGACCCGGCGCTGGCAGGGGAGCATCAGGACCAGAGGAGGGGTCCCATGGCATTGAGGCACACTCTGGGGTGAGCGCAATGTTGTCAAAGAGGTCGAGGGTAGAGGTGTCCAGGGCAGCGAGACTCAGGCTGGCGCTGGCATGGGGAGCCTCAGTGGGGGCCACAGCACAGGCCACTCCCAGGAAGGGGGATGGAGGCGGCGGGGGTGGCTTTTGGAGCGAGGGTCTCTGGGGAGGTGCCTCCTGGGACAGGATGGAGAGGGCCAGGCGCTGGGTGGCGGCCTCAATCTTGGTGAACTGCCTGTAAAGACAGATGtgagcaggctggtctctaacgcctgaactcaagcgatcctcctgcctcggcctttcaaggtgctgggattgcaggcttgagccaccacccccggccagcATATTTGCAAGGGTCACCTATGTGGTTGCATCACACCATGCTAGTTATTTATTTTGGTGATTCCTGACCGTCCGCCACCCCCATGAAAACACAACCTTCACGACAGCAAGGAACTTTATCTGCTTTGCTAactggcctggcacacagtaggcactcaataaatgcacGTTGACTGTTGCTGGCATCCAGCCCTGGGGGCTGCTCCTCTCTGTCTGTACCTGGTCTCCCCAAGCCAAGGGTGCTGgttcctccttcccctcttccccgtCCCGTGCCCACCTTCCCCACCAGCCCCCTCACCTGCAGATCTGGTTGTGCAGAAACCTTCTGTGGTTGGGCCGCCTCTTGGGGGGCCGGGTGCGCCGGGGCTGCAGGGCCCGCAGCATGTGGGCGGCCGCCCCGCTCACAAAGGCACACAGCTCCCGGGGGCCGGGCTCGGAGACCCCAGGGCCTTCGGGGACCCCGGGGTGcatggccagggtggtctggagtAACTCCCCACAATATTGCTGACCAAAGCACCCCCCAAATCTGtgagcagggaggggcaggggactCTGGAGGCCCAGGCACCCcgggctggggaggaggcagggctgggaatTGGGCCAAGGCCTCCCCACTGTGCCCTAACCCTGTCCCCACCTCCCAGGAGCCCGACCTGAAGTCTGAGGGAGCGGCAGGTGGGGGCTAATATAGGAAGGCAGGgaacagggaggggagggggctttCTGGGACCCTCTAAGTGCCCAATTAGCGCATAGTTGGACCTGGGATATGGAACCCGCGTGCGTCGGCGGGGGGACAGAGAATGGTGCCTGGAGATGGCCAATTAAGGGAACAAAGGCCTCGTTTGGGAGGCGAGGCCGCCAGTAAGTCAAATGCAGCGATTGAGCGTGGAGGACCCTTAATTGGAGccgtggggagggggctgggagggaggggagctGGGCTGCACCTGCCCACCCACCCTCAGACACACctgtgcctccctccctctgctcagCCCGGCACCTTAGGAGGGGAAACCGAGGCTCCCAAAGGGGCTGGTGCGGGCCGAGGTCTCCAGCCAGCAGGAGGGGTTGGCTCCTGGAGGGTCACCCCCGAAATCCTGGGGCTCATAGAAtcctgagcagcagagtgagggaggagaggggaagggtgTGGCAGGACGGGAGGGGACGGGAGAACAGGGCGCAGTCTCCCCCAGGGTGTTTTATGGAGGCACTGGGACCCCTGGTgtctgtgggaggcagaggatgggcCGGGTCCCCTTGTTTCTGGAAGGGTGTTGGCCGGAGCGGGGACACTGGGTCTCAGGTTGGGTAGGGGAGCACCGGGTGTGACAGCCTCAGTCTCTGCTTGGACCCCCACTCTCGGGGGTCTGCTCTGGGAAGCCAGGATGTTTCCCGAAATTGGTGTAACAAATGACCACGGCTCAGTACCTAGAACCGCACGcgctgattctcctgcctgaagcAGGGATTTAAACCTGACATCACGAGTTTGCTTCCCAGGCCCGCTCACTGGCCAGCAGTACTATGGGCAAGGTCAGCAGTTGAGGTCCTACCAGGCCTAGGGTGGGGGCCAGCAGGCAGGTGGGGGCATATTGGGAGCTGGGGCTGAGTGCAGCCAGTGATGTTGCCAGAGGTCCAGTTTCCTGTCAGCAGGACATGGTGAGACCAGCTGCAGTAGGACAGACAGACACCCAGTGCCCTCACCAGCCATGGCATGTACACGTTGACTGCTACCCCTGCCATGCTCAACACTACCACTGTGCTGAACCACTGCACAGGTGGGGCTGCTGGGCCTGGTGTGGCCGGTGTCTGTGTTGGGGACATCATTGGCCTCCCATGTTTCTCTCGGGTGTCTCCAAGGGTCTCCAGCCTCCTAGACAGCCCCTTGTACTCTGCCCCTTGGTCCCTCTGCCTGCCAGCTGTCTGTGACTCACACTAGCCCCATTGCTATCTCTCCATCTCGCCCACCCTTGCTCGTTCCTCTTCTGCTCCTCCTGGCTTTCTGTCCATCCCTGGGTTATCCACAATTCTCTCAACTATCATCTATGTATCACCTGCCTATCTATggatctatcatctatgtatgtgtgtatgtatgtatatatctatttttagagacagagtctggttctgCCACCCAGGATGCACTGCAGTgttgtgatcctggctcactgcagccttgacctcttgggctcaaggggtccttccacctcagcctcctgagaagctaggactacaggcacctgccaccatgcttggctaatttttttcttttgtagagatggggtctcactatgttgcccaggctggtctcaaacttctgggttcaagtgattctcctgccttgacctcccaaagtgctggggtcacaggcgagagccactgtgcccagcctctctccTCTGTATTGTCTCTCTGACTTCATCTCTCCCATTTGTGTTCCGgttcctctccctgtctctgtctctttcaccgTCTCTGGAGTTTCTCTCAGTGTTTATGTTTTAGACTCTGAATGCTCTTCACTGCCTGTCTCTcagcttttctgtttctgtctctctgtcttccccagggcatggtgtgtgtgtgtgtgtgtgtgtgtgtgtgcacgtgtgtgattGTTACTGGATGGTACTGTGCAGTTCCAGTCTCCTGGTGTCCAAAACAAAGAATTGGATGAGACGCGCACAGACAGCAAAGGAAAGGAGCAAACGTTTATGAAGCACAGTATTCCACTCTCAGAGGGGAGAGCGGACTGAGCTCTCCGAGATGAGATCAGCCCCAGTTTGTTACATttcatggccttttttttttttaaggactctttttaaatttattttttatttttgagatggagtcttgctctgtcgcccaggctggagtgcagtggtgcgatctcagctcactacaacctccgtctcccgggttcaagtgattctcctgcttctacctctagagtagctgggatcacaggcgtgtaccaccatgcccagcgaacttttgtgtgtttttagtagagatggggtttcaccatgttggccaggctggtctcgaactcctgacctcaaatgatccgcccgcctcggcctcccaaagtgccgggattacaggcgtgagccaccgcgcccggccgtacaTTTCATGGTCTTTTATATGTTTTTCATCACTTGCTTAACCTCACTTTATCTCTTGTAAGTTAGTTGCTCATCCTTGCCTAATCTTACTTTATCTCTTTTGACCAAATTGCTCATCTTCAGCTTTATTTTTCGTGGCCAAACTGCTACTGCAAGTCCTTCTGGCTTATTTTCCTTATCCTGCATGTTCCAACTCACTGCTTCCTCCCTTATTTCGCATGTCCTGCTTCTGCCATCTGGCACGTTTTGCTTCTGCTTAAGCTAACCTATGTCCAACGGTCCCCTTCGCCCCCCGAATTCCtctgctattctcctgcctcaagatGTCCGTGAGTCTGGTTCACACCTGTGGTATTGGGGGTGGCCTGAAGGTGAAGGTTTTCCTGTCCTGTTCCGCTCCAGGTCTCAGACACAGAGGGAAGGGTCCAGGGTCCCTTGGCAAGAGGCCGAAGGGAGCAGATCCCTGGGTCTCTGGAGGATGGGAAGGGAAGGATTGGCTCTGAGGGCCGGGAAGGGGCCGCCGCCACGTGGCTGGGGTATGACCTTTGCTACCTTGATACACACTTTATCGTGTGTATTCACATCTGGTAGCTCTTATTTCAAAATTTGCATTCCACAGTCCAGGGGCCAAGAGCAACATCCGCCGGCCAGCTCTGTCCCACTCAGGCCGGCCAGGAATGCACAGGGCGGCCGCCTGCAGGCTGCGGCCTCGGGACTGTCCACCAGGGGGCACCCACCCGGCCGGTGCTGGGCGGCCCGGCTCAAGGGGTGCGGCCCGAGAACTTGGAGCCCTCTCCTGTCTCCTGTCATTGAGAACAATCAACCACAGCAGGGAGCTGGCTTCATGGGGTCTTTGTTGAGGACCTGCACTTCCAGGTGCTGGAAGgtcttccccagcctcctctcccCTATCCCAGCCCTTGAAAttctgtgtgtgttgggggtggatttagtcattcaacaaacatttattgagcatcttgcTTTACTGAGCAATGGAGGAGGTGAAGTCAGAGAAGCCGAGGGGGCGCGGGGAGCAGACCTGCCGGGCTTTGTGAGCCAGGCAAGGGTTGGGCTATGAGGGTAAGCATGATGGAGAACCATAGAGGGTTTGGGGCAGGGTCTAACCCAACCTTCTTTGCAGGCCTTGCTACAGCTGGAATGTGGAGACCCCACCCTCCAATCCCCCTACAATCTGGATGGGGGTGTCAGGGCCAGGCCAGGAAGCCAGGGACAACCCAGGGTGTGTCCTTCCCTGTCCCCACCTGCTCATCTGCTATCTGCTTCCTCTCATCCAGTCATTGTGGGACCTTGtttcccttaatttttttttttttttctgagatggagttttgctctgtcacccaggccggagtgcagtggtgcgatctcggctcactgcaagctccgcctcccaggttcatgccattc contains:
- the C20H19orf85 gene encoding uncharacterized protein C19orf85 homolog; translation: MHPGVPEGPGVSEPGPRELCAFVSGAAAHMLRALQPRRTRPPKRRPNHRRFLHNQICRQFTKIEAATQRLALSILSQEAPPQRPSLQKPPPPPPSPFLGVACAVAPTEAPHASASLSLAALDTSTLDLFDNIALTPECASMPWDPSSGPDAPLPAPGLSHRDLGQLDLRQVPHFCGPLPLPQHALGEEADLVAPDWGWVDCWEVPRAWDSQGIPEGWGTSSP